The genome window TAAATAATTACTGTataattttccatatttttatatcttttGCAATAAATTGTTGAAAGATTGTACATACTTCAaagctattttattttttctatattaataactgaaatttattttaatacgTTAATGAGACAAACCTCATCGAAGAAAGAACCAGGAAACGGGGCCGAAGCATTTCCTTCTACGCGCGACTACCTTCGAACCAGCTCTCCGAACATCTATGACATCtgcaaaaataagaaaagccTCGAGTATCGATTTTACGCTGAAGTTCATCGTCGAAGTAATCCATTGATTCTGGAGCTCAGAATTACAACATTTTATAATTCAGAATTAGAAAATACTCTCAAAGTTTCAGTGGAGAAACATAAACAAGTGAATACATGTCAGAAGCTATTTCAAAATCACAACTATTCAAACcatcaaattattttcaagcatTATCCTACCTGATAAGTTTCTGGAATCTCAAAATTCCAATATGCTAAACAGACGCTTTGTAACTTTTGAAAATAGATAAACAGGAGGAGTTAGATTAACCGAAATAAAGAATTGTAACTCAAAACCGAAGGAAGTGTACAGATGAATTTCATGGTTCTCTCAAAATGAGCAACCTTGGGTAAAATCATCGATACTTGGTTGGATGACGGATTACAGCTTAGGGATTCTCATTATCCAAAAATGCATGgatatcgaattttcatttaaaaaggTAATAATCGTGCTGGTTTGGATTGAAATACTGTGAATGTTGACAGAGTATAAGACTGAGTACAATTTTCCCaaattattgttatttatCTGAAaactttaataattttttatgtagaTTTAGTAGTCATCGATCTacgattgaataaaattaaggctgatgctgtttttttctttttttcttcatttttgttattagaaaaatatttttatattctgtAAGTGAGAAAGCATCGTCATGAGTTTTCTTTTTATGATTGAAGAAGTGAGAAACGAGACTTGATGattaattttggaaaaaaacagACAGCCATTCGCGAAAAGAAATGTAAAATCGtgtaaaacaatgaaaattcactTAAAATGTaatcgaaaatattgaagaatgAATAAGTGAAATAACATCGGTTCGATGAAACAGTCTAATCATTTAGGTAATTCGAAGGGTTTCATGGCGCAACCGAAAGTGACGGTTAGCGCAAAACGTCAAAGTGATTATCCGGAGTGGACGAAAGATTAATTGTTCGTAAAAGACGGTGACTAACAGTAAGTCTACACCTATTTAgtaatattttcattgttttcattattcatttcAACGAATAGATACAAATTGGCTGATATTAAAGGAGGAAACGAGGCTTGGTAAACGACAAAAGTTGAAAAGGGAAGGAACGTGAGAAGCGAGACGAGTGGATCGTGTGAAAAGTGTGACGACAATCATGAGAGCATTGTGACTTTCCAGATCGTGATTTCACAAACAACGCCATTTGAACAAAGTTTCGTTACGGACACGAGAGCAGATCTCCGGGTTCGGTTACGTAACGAAGAGCGTGTAAAggataaaataagaaaataatgagtCTCCATTTTGACTAGTGTATTTACCGATATGATACaggacaaattttttccattacaattATTCTATTTCGTACAATCGTATATCAAGCTAATGGAACGTCAAACGAAATTcactttctatccctctcatCTAAATCTATTTCTTTCCTATCTTCACATATCTTTcaacaattatttataattcgaaaataattCGGCGTGCGAAAAGGTACCAGAAATCCTCAACGATTAATCGTCGTGACAAAAATTCAACTATTTCCCCcgttcgaatgattttttgttgaattctcaaCCGATGTGTTCAGTTTGGTGGtagttttttgtcattttacgTTGGTCACGTACTTGAAATGTAGAATATTCGATGAACAACCATCGGGATATTGTCCAACGTTTATCCTTCGCCcttactttgtcaatttttttatttgcacaattatttttagtttccAAACAATCCGAAGTTTATTACACATATGGTACAAGAAATAACCGAAGATTATAATCATCGTAATATTATTACATCTGATTTCTTAATATCCtacaataaatattaatatttacttATTACGTTACTAACCGAAGAAATAATGATTTAAAAATGAGCCAATTTAGTCGCTATGGAACTATAAACTCTTATCCTTTTTGTACACCAACCTAAGaggcatttatttttctttatatacTGCCCAAAAAGCCTCAGAGTCAGGCGAGATCGAAATAAAAGCGGACGATCTATCACGACCGATTTTTTGCaagattttctttcaatacaCGTATATCAATCGCTACAGACACACTCATTACGTTCTAACGACTTTTTATCACtaaaatatgtcaacgaaatGTAATGATGAGATAAAGCGTCGAAAGTTGCGATTCATTGAGTATTTGTTCGCCACGAAACTCGAGTGAAAAACCCTTCAAAAATGAAAGCATACTAAAAACGTATGCACTGAAAGTATCAACAAAGAAttcctgaaaataaaaatcaaaattcattgGACAAtggggaattaaaaaaaaattgagataaaAACTTTGTTTCACGACACTTTTCCATAAAAAGCTTTCCACCATTTTCCCATTCCCTCGTACACAATTTTTGACTCAAAATCAGTTCTTACGTTTCGATTATTTTAGTGGAAAAATTCAAGCGTTCCATCAAAATAACgaagaatccagacttttgttatagaagaaaatattttttggttAAACTCTTTCAAAAGTTAGTAACAAATTGAACTCATTTGTTGGAAACAAATATTTGCCAACCGGAAAAATGTGCTgtaatatgaaaatgaaaaatgatattcaTACGGTTGTAATGagagtgaaaatttatttataaacttaagacttttatcttttattttcgttccttCTCACGctaattattcaaatatttttctttcagtgTATAATGAGGCTGTAAAGACGTTTATACGAGACTGtggttatttttctcaatgcaTACAAGAtaacatatttatatataaatatgtccTGTGTGCTAACAGTCCTGGAATGGTCGATGGTCTGTGCCAtatgtgaaaacattcatgTGAAGAGTCTTTATGGTTTAACAGCTTGTGACTTGCGGAGATTCCGTTGAAAGTGTCTTTTACAACGATTCGAGTTATTATTCCTTCATTTCGATCATTCCCATCGTTCAAGAGTGTAATTACGAAGGGATAAGAAGCTGCAAGTTGCTAAGAGAATTCAGGGTGTCGATGAGATCGCTAACGAGTACTTTGCAGTTGAGAAATCACTCgggtaaaaatgaattttacgtTGAAATACTTGAAACAATAATAGTTTTAATGATAATGTAATAAATAAAGGGAAATCTAGTTTAATATTAACTCTTAATAACtacttgatttttcatttgaatttacaTCTGACCTAGGCGATAAATATACTTGATTAAAATTCTAATCGATCGAATAATCGATTCCAtgtgaattattttataacaATTCTTTGCCAACGACGATACCGCAGGGTTGAACGATTCCTGTGTTCACGAGTCTCGGTCTTTTTATCGTTGTTTTGCTCTCGTCCTTTTTCAGAAGTTCTTCGATCGaataaggatttttttttctcagtggtTGTTGAGGCTGTCGATTTTCGAGGCTTCCTCGATCGATCGTCTTGCGCTCGTTCGTGGTGTCCGAAATTCTCGAGTTCGTACCTGAGCTCGTGGAATCTTCGACGATCGTCGAACTCGGGCTTTctcgagaattttcaaaatgaccGTTCGTTACGGGCGTCCCGTGCCTCACGAAGGCACTTCGATCGCTTCCGATTTTTTGTCCCAGCTCCAGTATTATCGGGGAACTCTGGAACGATTTGTAATTGTCCTGCGATTCGTTGTTCTCGTCCAGGTCACTTTTGTCCAACGAATCGTCGCTCCCTGCCATCGAGCTCGAACTCGATTTCAACTCGACTTGACCTTGGCCTCCTTGTTGCTGCTCGGACAAACGTTCCGCGTCCAGTGACCTGGAGAAATAAAGcccaaaattcatatttcctcacgaaattcgagatttttctcAACCAACAAAACTTTTGTCGAATCAACCATTTCTTCCTTCCAgcccaataaaaaaatgaacctTCCAATGGTCTTTTCTGactccaataaaaaaaagcaaagttaTCTCAAGAACTTGctaacaatttatttattttttcctctttccatAGAATACGAATCGAGTGGATAAACTAGTCGAACTTTGTATATGGAAACGGGTTTGCCACGTTAATACAATGATTTCGTAACGATGTTTACAGCGCCCAGTTTCTTTCAGACTGCTTCGAAAactatttctttctctccttgtTGCAATCTCGTTCGCGATGGCAATCGAGCAATATAAACCGTGGATGTTGATAATTAAGGTTCGCGGGGGTATCGGAAGAAGCATGGCGAAGACCCTCTCGTAAAATCCGTTTATTATGTACACTTACGTGAATGCCTGCATTCCGTGGTGCAAGTGCAAGGTGGTCGCCTGATAAAGGGACGAGTAGAAACCGCTTGGATTCCACGTTGTTGCCCCCGAACCTCCCGAACCCGTCGATATGTGCAGCGGACCCAAAGATCCTGGATAAAATAGCTGATAGTCCGTTCTCATCAGGGCTTCTGCGGCACAAATATTCCAATCATGAATAAACGAgagttattaaaatttttagctGGAACTGCTCAGATTTGGTTGcaacgaaaaaacaattgagtaaagtaatattttcaacgaaaaataataatttcgaggGAAATTGAAAACATTTATGAAAATCGAAAGAGCGTCAAGTTGCTCCATTCGAATCTAACGATGAGCAAtggggaaagaaaaattttggttTAACGCAGTAAAAgtagaacaatttttatggatcgatacaaaaataattgaatgcaACCGTTTTAAGGGGCTTTTgctattcgattttcaaattggaaactttttcccaaaattgaaataatgagaaaagcaaattgtgaaaaaataatgaaagccACAGTTCCAACGATGGTTTTTCTCAAAGCACTAAACCTTTCTACGGGGAACAGTGAAGAAATCAAGAAATTCTGAGATTCCAAACTCGAgctataaacatgaaaaaagtgCTTGAGAGCGAAAGAGGATTTCGCTCGCGGCAGGCTGAAAAAGGGGTCGAAGAAGTTGCGTGTCTGAGATTCGCCTATGCTGACGTttcaatcattaatctgtggGGTATTTCAGATTTGCATATATCTGTGGAGATTGACAATGAGgcaaacttcatttttttcgtatacccAAAGTCGAGGGGCCCTGGAATATCTTAAGAtcgcgaaaaaaacgttgaaaagtaCGTGTGGATAATGGTGCGCGTAAAATAATGCAGAAATCGAAAAGCCGTGAACAAAAGGACGTAACTCGAACGCGTTAGCGAAGACCCTcggtattttattttatttttattagcattttatagatatataaatgcATGCTTGGTGCTGGGTAAGACGTGAAAGGAGGATGAATGGAGTAGAATGAGCAAACGGTTGTCTGGTGCGGCGTCGAACGAATCTGCAGGAAGGACAGGTGTTTAAGGGGCTATTAGTCGAGACCGTGTGGCTTCGTCGTTTTATCTCGATTGCACACGTACGTATAGCCTTAACGACCGACAGACTtgtcaaacacttttttcattcggttTTTATTCGTCCGGAGAGATTAACCCTCATGTGGGACATTCCACGTAAGCGAGCAACTTTTCCCCGAGTAATAAACTCGTTGAAACGTTTCTTTCTGTTCAACACTTTTCCGATGCTCTTGGACGCGCATATTGAACGTCAAATGGTAAGAGAAACATTTGCTTTTGTGTTAAAAAGCCGTTTTAACTCGCGTTTCATTACACAGAAATTACCTCTCGTTTCTGAATTCGTGGGCACGTGAGATTGATAAGACGAACTCGTCGAACCACCCTCCATCGGCGGATGCTCCGTGTGCAAACCGTTCCCTCGCAATATACGATTGACCGAGGAGACCGAGGGCAAGCTTTGGGGATCGCAGGCCCCTTGTCGCGCCAATTGTTCTCTTATCTCCCAAGCGAACATCGTCGGCTGTTCCTGCTTCATACGGAGTATCTTCTTCACCACTGTCGGCGTTGCTACTTGCTGCAATGGCGAAATTCTCTGTCAAGTAATAATACACAATCTTATGATCATAAGtgctttcgatttttcaattctttttgttaattcattattcaaagaagcatcaattatttataaatttcttaaCATAACTGCAGATTCGTCAAACCTATTCAAAAtacttcacattttttttttcaaaattggagTCAATTAGTGACCAAATTCGCACAGGCTCAATTGGTTCCAAAACTTCTGTTTTTTGGTATTTCTGactaaaattcttcaaaaacaAAACACTCGATCGTTccagagattgaaaaaaaactcgaaaaaaatctaatcctaactaatattataaatgcaaaag of Venturia canescens isolate UGA chromosome 6, ASM1945775v1, whole genome shotgun sequence contains these proteins:
- the Poxn gene encoding paired box pox-neuro protein isoform X2; the encoded protein is MPHTGQAGVNQLGGVFVNGRPLPDCVRQRIVQLALVGVRPCDISRQLLVSHGCVSKILTRFYETGSIRPGSIGGSKTKQVATPTVVKKILRMKQEQPTMFAWEIREQLARQGACDPQSLPSVSSVNRILRGNGLHTEHPPMEGGSTSSSYQSHVPTNSETREALMRTDYQLFYPGSLGPLHISTGSGGSGATTWNPSGFYSSLYQATTLHLHHGMQAFTSLDAERLSEQQQGGQGQVELKSSSSSMAGSDDSLDKSDLDENNESQDNYKSFQSSPIILELGQKIGSDRSAFVRHGTPVTNGHFENSRESPSSTIVEDSTSSGTNSRISDTTNERKTIDRGSLENRQPQQPLRKKNPYSIEELLKKDESKTTIKRPRLVNTGIVQPCGIVVGKELL
- the Poxn gene encoding paired box pox-neuro protein isoform X1, with the protein product MPHTGQAGVNQLGGVFVNGRPLPDCVRQRIVQLALVGVRPCDISRQLLVSHGCVSKILTRFYETGSIRPGSIGGSKTKRISPLQQVATPTVVKKILRMKQEQPTMFAWEIREQLARQGACDPQSLPSVSSVNRILRGNGLHTEHPPMEGGSTSSSYQSHVPTNSETREALMRTDYQLFYPGSLGPLHISTGSGGSGATTWNPSGFYSSLYQATTLHLHHGMQAFTSLDAERLSEQQQGGQGQVELKSSSSSMAGSDDSLDKSDLDENNESQDNYKSFQSSPIILELGQKIGSDRSAFVRHGTPVTNGHFENSRESPSSTIVEDSTSSGTNSRISDTTNERKTIDRGSLENRQPQQPLRKKNPYSIEELLKKDESKTTIKRPRLVNTGIVQPCGIVVGKELL